Proteins from a genomic interval of Pseudomonas anuradhapurensis:
- the glcF gene encoding glycolate oxidase subunit GlcF, with product MQTNLSESARRLARADEAESILRSCVHCGFCTATCPTYQLLGDELDGPRGRIYLIKQVLEGEPVSASTQTHLDRCLSCRNCETTCPSGVKYHDLLDIGRAVVDQQVPRPLGQRLLRQGLRAVVPRPVLFKALTRSGQALRPLLPAALRHKLPARVAAPGVRPPARHARRVLLLEGCVQPALSPNTNAAAARLLDRLGISVEPIRQAGCCGAVDYHLNAQEQGLQRARRNIDAWWPAIEAGAEAIVQTASGCGAFVRDYGHLLEKDPLYAAKAARVSALSRDLVEVLRDEPVEQLGLCTDQRLAFHCPCTLQHALKLGGAVEALLTRLGFTLTAVADSHLCCGSAGTYSLTQPELSRQLRDNRLNALESGKPQVIATANIGCQAHLDGAGRTPVRHWIEIVEAALNPENHHA from the coding sequence ATGCAAACCAACCTCAGCGAAAGCGCCCGTCGCCTGGCCCGCGCCGACGAAGCCGAAAGCATCCTGCGCTCCTGCGTGCATTGTGGTTTCTGCACCGCCACCTGCCCCACCTACCAGTTGCTGGGCGATGAACTGGACGGCCCACGCGGGCGCATCTACCTGATCAAGCAGGTGCTCGAAGGCGAACCGGTGAGCGCCAGTACCCAGACGCACCTGGACCGCTGCCTGAGCTGCCGCAACTGCGAAACCACCTGCCCGTCCGGGGTGAAGTACCACGACTTGCTGGACATCGGCCGCGCCGTGGTCGACCAGCAGGTACCGCGCCCACTCGGCCAACGCCTGCTGCGCCAGGGCCTGCGTGCGGTGGTGCCGCGCCCGGTGCTGTTCAAGGCCCTGACCCGCAGCGGCCAGGCGCTGCGCCCGCTGCTGCCGGCCGCGCTCAGGCACAAGCTGCCGGCACGGGTCGCCGCCCCCGGTGTGCGTCCGCCAGCTCGCCATGCGCGCCGCGTGCTGCTGCTGGAAGGCTGCGTGCAACCGGCCCTGTCGCCCAACACCAATGCCGCCGCCGCACGCCTGCTGGACCGCCTGGGGATCAGCGTGGAGCCGATCCGCCAAGCCGGTTGCTGCGGTGCGGTGGACTACCATCTCAATGCCCAGGAACAAGGCCTGCAGCGGGCACGGCGCAATATCGACGCCTGGTGGCCAGCCATCGAGGCCGGTGCCGAGGCCATCGTGCAGACCGCCAGCGGCTGTGGCGCGTTCGTGCGTGATTATGGCCACCTGCTGGAGAAGGACCCGCTTTACGCCGCCAAGGCCGCACGCGTCAGCGCGCTGTCACGCGACTTGGTGGAGGTGCTGCGCGACGAGCCGGTCGAGCAGTTGGGCCTGTGCACCGACCAGCGCCTGGCCTTCCATTGCCCGTGCACCCTGCAACACGCACTGAAGCTGGGCGGCGCCGTGGAAGCCTTGCTCACACGCCTGGGCTTCACCCTGACCGCGGTCGCCGACAGCCACTTGTGCTGCGGCTCGGCCGGCACCTACTCGCTGACCCAGCCTGAGCTGTCGCGGCAATTGCGCGACAACCGCCTCAACGCCCTGGAAAGCGGCAAACCGCAAGTCATTGCCACCGCCAACATCGGCTGCCAGGCCCACCTCGATGGGGCCGGGCGCACGCCGGTGCGGCACTGGATCGAAATTGTCGAAGCAGCCTTGAACCCGGAGAACCACCATGCATAG
- the glcE gene encoding glycolate oxidase subunit GlcE, which yields MSIDRDMSQALLEQVSQALNQGTALRIQGGNSKAMLGNPVAGEVLDTRSHRGIVSYDPTELVLTARAGTPLREIEAVLHEAGQMLPCEPPHLSAEATLGGMVAAGLSGPRRPWAGSVRDYLLGTRVITGHGKLLRFGGEVMKNVAGYDVSRLMAGSFGCLGLLTEVSLKVLPRPRQCLSLRLPMSRHEALLELAEWGQQPLPISAACHDGEALYLRLEGGEGSVQSAQQRLGGEPLDSRFWSDLREQRLAFFADPAPLWRLSVPLATGELELPGRQLLDWGGAQRWLKSTAAAEDIREQVAKVGGHATCYASGAASSPPLTAALMRYHRALKQQLDPQGIFNPGRLYPDL from the coding sequence ATGAGCATCGACCGCGATATGAGCCAGGCCTTGCTGGAGCAGGTCAGCCAGGCATTGAACCAGGGCACGGCGCTGCGTATCCAGGGCGGCAACAGCAAGGCCATGCTCGGCAACCCGGTTGCCGGCGAGGTGCTGGACACCCGCAGCCACCGCGGCATCGTCAGCTACGACCCGACCGAGCTGGTGCTCACCGCCCGGGCCGGCACGCCGCTGCGCGAAATCGAGGCGGTGCTGCACGAAGCCGGGCAGATGCTGCCCTGCGAACCACCACACCTGAGCGCCGAGGCCACCCTCGGTGGCATGGTCGCGGCCGGGCTGTCGGGGCCACGGCGGCCGTGGGCCGGGTCGGTGCGCGATTACCTGCTGGGCACACGGGTGATCACCGGCCACGGCAAGTTGCTGCGCTTTGGCGGCGAAGTGATGAAGAACGTTGCCGGTTACGACGTGTCACGGCTGATGGCGGGCAGCTTCGGTTGCCTGGGGCTGCTGACCGAGGTGTCGCTGAAAGTGCTGCCGCGTCCGCGTCAGTGCCTGAGCCTGCGCTTGCCAATGAGCCGCCACGAGGCCCTGCTGGAACTCGCCGAATGGGGCCAGCAGCCACTGCCGATCAGCGCTGCCTGCCATGACGGCGAGGCGCTGTACCTGCGCCTGGAGGGAGGTGAAGGCTCCGTGCAGTCAGCGCAGCAGCGCTTGGGCGGCGAACCGCTCGACAGCCGCTTCTGGAGCGACCTGCGCGAACAGCGCCTGGCGTTCTTTGCCGACCCTGCACCGCTATGGCGCCTGTCCGTGCCGCTGGCCACCGGCGAGCTGGAGCTGCCCGGCCGACAACTGCTCGACTGGGGTGGCGCCCAACGCTGGCTGAAGTCCACCGCAGCAGCAGAGGACATCCGCGAGCAGGTTGCCAAGGTTGGTGGCCATGCCACCTGTTACGCCTCCGGCGCGGCCAGCAGCCCACCGCTAACCGCTGCGCTGATGCGCTACCACCGTGCCCTCAAGCAACAACTCGACCCCCAGGGCATATTCAACCCTGGCCGCCTGTACCCGGACCTGTGA
- the glcD gene encoding glycolate oxidase subunit GlcD encodes MNILYDERVDGALPAVDQAALLQALREALPDLEVLHREEDLKPYECDGLSAYRTVPLLVVLPERLEQVQTLLRLCHQRGVPVVARGAGTGLSGGALPLAKGVLLVMARFNRILEVNPQGRFARVQPGVRNLAISQAAAPHGLYYAPDPSSQIACSIGGNVAENAGGVHCLKYGLTVHNLLKVEILTVEGERLTLGGDALDSPGFDLLALFTGSEGMLGIVTEVTVKLLPKPQVARVLLASFDSVEDAGRAVAEIIAAGIIPGGLEMMDNLAIRAAEDFIHAGYPVDAAAILLCELDGVEADVHDDCERVAGVLARAGAREVRLASDEAERVRFWAGRKNAFPAVGRISPDYYCMDGTIPRRELPRVLKGISDLSREYGLRVANVFHAGDGNMHPLILFDANLPGELERAEAIGGKILELCVAVGGSITGEHGVGREKINQMCAQFNAEEITLFHAVKAAFDPQGLLNPGKNIPTLHRCAEFGAMHVHHGQLPFPELERF; translated from the coding sequence ATGAACATCCTGTACGACGAACGCGTCGATGGCGCACTGCCCGCCGTGGACCAGGCCGCCCTGCTGCAGGCGCTGCGTGAAGCCCTGCCGGACCTCGAAGTGCTGCACCGCGAGGAAGACCTCAAACCCTACGAATGCGATGGCCTTTCGGCCTACCGCACGGTGCCGCTGCTGGTGGTGCTGCCCGAGCGCCTGGAGCAGGTGCAGACCTTGCTCAGGCTCTGCCACCAGCGCGGTGTGCCGGTGGTTGCGCGCGGCGCCGGTACCGGCCTGTCGGGCGGCGCCTTGCCGCTGGCCAAGGGCGTCCTGCTGGTGATGGCGCGCTTCAATCGCATCCTCGAAGTCAACCCGCAGGGCCGCTTCGCCCGGGTGCAGCCCGGCGTGCGCAACCTGGCCATCTCCCAGGCTGCCGCCCCGCACGGCCTGTACTATGCGCCAGACCCGTCGTCGCAAATCGCCTGTTCCATCGGTGGCAACGTGGCCGAAAACGCCGGCGGCGTGCACTGCCTGAAGTACGGCCTGACCGTGCACAACCTGCTCAAGGTCGAGATCCTGACCGTCGAAGGCGAGCGCCTGACCCTGGGCGGCGATGCCCTGGACAGCCCCGGCTTCGATCTGCTGGCGCTATTCACCGGCTCCGAAGGCATGCTCGGCATCGTCACCGAAGTCACCGTCAAGCTGTTGCCAAAGCCACAGGTGGCACGGGTGCTGCTGGCCAGTTTCGACAGTGTCGAGGACGCTGGCCGGGCGGTGGCCGAGATCATCGCCGCCGGGATCATCCCCGGCGGCCTGGAAATGATGGACAACCTGGCGATCCGCGCCGCCGAGGACTTCATCCACGCCGGCTACCCGGTGGACGCGGCGGCCATCCTGCTGTGCGAGCTGGACGGCGTCGAAGCCGATGTGCACGACGATTGCGAAAGGGTCGCCGGCGTACTGGCCCGGGCCGGGGCGCGCGAGGTGCGGCTGGCCAGCGACGAGGCCGAACGCGTGCGCTTCTGGGCCGGGCGCAAGAACGCCTTCCCGGCAGTGGGGCGCATCTCCCCCGACTATTACTGCATGGACGGCACCATCCCGCGCCGCGAGCTGCCACGGGTGCTCAAGGGCATCAGTGACCTGTCCCGTGAGTATGGCCTGCGCGTGGCCAATGTCTTTCATGCCGGCGACGGCAACATGCATCCGCTGATTCTGTTCGATGCCAACCTGCCTGGCGAACTGGAGCGCGCCGAGGCCATTGGCGGCAAGATCCTCGAGCTGTGCGTGGCCGTCGGCGGCAGCATCACCGGCGAGCATGGCGTCGGGCGCGAGAAGATCAACCAGATGTGCGCACAGTTCAACGCTGAGGAAATCACCCTGTTCCATGCGGTCAAGGCCGCCTTCGACCCGCAGGGCCTGCTCAACCCGGGCAAGAACATCCCCACCCTGCACCGTTGCGCCGAATTTGGCGCGATGCACGTGCACCACGGGCAGTTGCCCTTCCCCGAGCTGGAGCGCTTCTGA
- the glcC gene encoding transcriptional regulator GlcC, whose translation MGTEGKAKVADQVAERVERLIVEGVLKVGQPLPSERRLVEKLGCSRSALREGLRILRGRGIIDTEQGRGSFVADLTGQAGGTPLMHLFSSQPRTLFDLLEVRALLEAESARLAALRATDIDRLLIRRRYEEMLAAHAAQEPLDAREHARRDHAFHRAISEASHNPVLVHTLQSLSDLTLSTVFASVNNLYCRPAQKRQIDRQHARLYHAVMEQLPEQAQRAAREHINGIRDSLREIEQEEQRLVRATMRMDGWG comes from the coding sequence GTGGGTACTGAAGGCAAGGCCAAGGTCGCCGACCAGGTGGCCGAACGGGTCGAACGGTTGATCGTCGAGGGCGTGCTCAAGGTCGGCCAGCCGCTGCCGTCGGAGCGGCGCCTGGTGGAAAAACTGGGCTGCTCGCGCTCGGCTTTGCGGGAGGGCCTGCGCATCCTGCGCGGGCGCGGCATCATCGACACCGAGCAGGGGCGCGGTTCGTTCGTCGCCGACCTGACCGGCCAGGCAGGCGGCACGCCGTTGATGCACCTGTTCAGCTCGCAGCCGCGCACGCTGTTCGATCTGTTGGAGGTGCGCGCACTGCTGGAGGCTGAATCGGCGCGCCTGGCTGCCTTGCGTGCCACCGATATCGACCGTTTGCTGATCCGCCGGCGCTATGAAGAGATGTTGGCCGCCCATGCCGCCCAGGAGCCACTCGATGCCCGTGAACATGCCCGCCGCGACCATGCCTTCCACCGTGCCATCAGCGAGGCCTCGCACAACCCGGTGCTGGTGCACACCTTGCAATCGCTCAGTGACCTGACCTTGAGCACCGTCTTCGCGTCGGTCAACAACCTGTATTGCCGCCCCGCGCAAAAGCGCCAGATCGACCGCCAGCATGCACGGTTGTACCACGCCGTGATGGAGCAATTGCCCGAGCAGGCGCAGCGCGCGGCTCGCGAACACATCAACGGGATACGCGACAGCTTGCGCGAAATCGAGCAGGAGGAGCAGCGCCTGGTGCGGGCGACCATGCGCATGGATGGCTGGGGGTGA
- a CDS encoding DUF2388 domain-containing protein — protein MRHLLLAPALLLLLPAGAALADVDAGDVATSAGVSASLYSTFKDDKRIIPARDELSAYVASGGAIRGAYVEAALEQARKDHPGLQASDEELARAILSQDDSVANH, from the coding sequence ATGCGCCACCTACTCCTCGCCCCTGCCTTGCTGCTCCTGCTGCCTGCCGGCGCTGCCCTGGCTGACGTCGATGCGGGCGACGTCGCCACCTCGGCCGGTGTTTCCGCTTCGCTGTATTCGACCTTCAAGGACGACAAACGGATCATCCCGGCGCGTGACGAGCTTTCCGCTTATGTCGCCAGCGGCGGTGCAATCCGTGGCGCCTACGTGGAGGCGGCGCTGGAACAGGCGCGCAAGGACCACCCTGGCCTGCAGGCCAGTGACGAAGAACTGGCCCGGGCCATCCTGTCGCAGGACGATAGCGTAGCCAATCATTGA
- a CDS encoding glutathione S-transferase family protein, with amino-acid sequence MPDYKLHCFAESGNAYKAALMLELTGQAWQPVFVDFFHGQTREQAWREEVNEQGEVPVLEHAGKTLTQSALILEYLAAQTGQFGPRDEDEKREIWRWMLFDNHKFTSYYAALRFLFCLKNTGETDVTRFLRERAQAAYRIVDAHLAKTPFMVAGRLTIADLSLAGYVYMPEDTGIRLAEFTHIEAWKARIQALPGWKHPYELMPRAAA; translated from the coding sequence ATGCCCGACTACAAACTGCATTGCTTCGCCGAATCCGGTAACGCCTACAAGGCTGCCCTGATGCTCGAACTCACCGGCCAGGCCTGGCAACCGGTGTTCGTCGACTTCTTCCATGGCCAGACCCGCGAGCAGGCCTGGCGCGAGGAAGTGAACGAACAGGGCGAGGTGCCGGTCCTGGAACACGCCGGCAAGACCCTCACCCAGTCTGCGCTGATCCTCGAGTACCTCGCTGCGCAGACCGGACAGTTCGGCCCGCGCGACGAAGACGAAAAACGCGAAATCTGGCGCTGGATGCTGTTCGACAACCACAAGTTCACCAGTTACTACGCAGCGCTGCGCTTCCTGTTTTGCCTGAAGAACACCGGCGAAACGGACGTGACCCGGTTCCTGCGTGAACGTGCCCAGGCGGCCTACCGCATCGTCGACGCACACCTGGCAAAGACTCCGTTCATGGTGGCTGGGCGCCTGACCATCGCCGACCTGTCGCTGGCGGGGTACGTGTACATGCCGGAGGACACCGGCATCCGGTTGGCGGAATTCACCCATATAGAGGCCTGGAAGGCCCGGATCCAGGCGTTACCGGGCTGGAAGCACCCGTACGAGCTGATGCCTCGCGCAGCCGCCTGA
- the mrdA gene encoding penicillin-binding protein 2, whose product MPQPIPLKDHEKEKHLVNRRLLACATLVFCLCAVLVGRLYVLQVLQHDQQSAVSENNRVHVLPIAPERGLIYDRNGVVLADNKPSFDLTMTRERAGGDTAKVLDTLAQVLGLGEDERKQFDKDLRRGRKPFEPVTLMVGLSEEQIALVAVNQFRLPGLEVEPQFIREYPLAEHFAHSVGYVGRINEKEAKALDNTEYRGTQSIGKTGIEHFYESQLHGHVGYEEVETNAQGRVMRVLNHKDPTPGKDIVLTLDAHLQLAAEKALGDRRGSVVVLDPANGDVLAMVSNPSFDPNLFVKGISFKQYAALRDSIDRPLFNRVLRGLYAPGSTVKPEVAIAGLDSGVITPGSRVFDPGYYELPNYDHKYRNWNRSGDGWVDMYIAIMRSNDTYFYDLAHKLGIDRLHDYLAEFGLGQKVSLDMFEEAAGLMPSPEWKRATRRQAWFPGETLILGIGQGYMQVTPLQLAQATSLLASKGVWHRPHLAMTVGGATPVDPHPMPDIVLHDRHAWDQVSQGMQMVMHDPRGIARAAAAGAQYRIAGKSGTAQVVAIRQGERYNRDKTQERHRDNALFVGFAPADHPSVVVAVMIENGEAGGRVAGPVVREVMDAYLLDEQGHLKPEYAGGASAHTAPHS is encoded by the coding sequence ATGCCGCAACCCATCCCCCTCAAGGACCACGAAAAGGAAAAGCACCTGGTCAACCGCCGGCTTCTGGCCTGCGCCACCCTGGTGTTCTGCCTGTGTGCCGTGCTGGTGGGCCGGCTTTATGTGCTGCAGGTGCTGCAGCATGACCAGCAGAGCGCCGTATCGGAAAACAACCGCGTGCACGTGCTGCCCATCGCTCCCGAGCGCGGGCTGATCTATGACCGCAACGGCGTGGTGCTGGCCGACAACAAGCCCAGCTTCGACCTGACCATGACCCGCGAGCGGGCCGGCGGCGACACGGCCAAGGTGCTCGACACCCTGGCGCAGGTGCTGGGCCTGGGCGAAGACGAGCGCAAGCAGTTCGACAAGGACCTGCGTCGGGGCCGCAAGCCGTTCGAGCCGGTCACCCTGATGGTCGGCCTGAGCGAAGAGCAGATCGCCCTGGTGGCGGTGAACCAGTTCCGTCTGCCGGGCCTGGAAGTGGAGCCGCAGTTCATCCGCGAGTACCCGCTGGCCGAACACTTCGCCCATTCGGTGGGCTACGTGGGGCGGATCAACGAAAAAGAGGCCAAGGCCCTCGACAACACCGAGTACCGCGGCACCCAGTCGATCGGCAAGACCGGTATCGAACACTTCTACGAAAGCCAGCTGCACGGCCACGTGGGTTATGAAGAGGTCGAGACCAACGCCCAGGGCCGCGTGATGCGGGTGCTCAACCACAAGGACCCGACCCCCGGCAAGGACATCGTCCTGACCCTGGACGCGCACCTGCAACTGGCGGCGGAAAAAGCCCTTGGCGACCGCCGTGGCTCGGTGGTGGTGCTCGACCCGGCCAACGGTGATGTGCTGGCCATGGTCAGCAACCCCAGCTTCGACCCCAACCTGTTCGTCAAGGGCATCAGCTTCAAGCAGTACGCCGCGCTGCGCGACTCGATCGACCGGCCGCTGTTCAACCGCGTGCTGCGCGGCCTGTATGCACCGGGCTCGACGGTCAAGCCGGAGGTCGCCATTGCCGGCCTCGACAGCGGCGTGATCACCCCGGGCAGCCGGGTCTTCGACCCGGGCTACTACGAACTGCCCAACTATGACCACAAGTACCGCAACTGGAACCGCAGCGGCGATGGCTGGGTGGACATGTACATCGCGATCATGCGCTCCAACGACACCTACTTCTACGACCTGGCACACAAGCTGGGCATCGACCGCCTGCACGACTACCTGGCCGAGTTCGGCCTGGGCCAGAAGGTGTCGCTGGACATGTTCGAGGAAGCCGCCGGGCTGATGCCGTCGCCCGAGTGGAAGCGGGCCACGCGGCGCCAGGCCTGGTTCCCCGGCGAGACGCTGATCCTCGGCATCGGCCAGGGCTACATGCAGGTCACTCCGCTGCAACTGGCCCAGGCCACCAGCCTGCTGGCGAGCAAGGGCGTGTGGCACCGCCCGCACCTGGCGATGACCGTGGGCGGCGCTACACCGGTCGACCCGCACCCGATGCCCGACATCGTGCTGCATGACAGGCATGCCTGGGACCAGGTCAGCCAGGGCATGCAGATGGTCATGCACGACCCGCGCGGGATCGCCCGTGCCGCAGCGGCTGGCGCGCAGTACCGGATTGCCGGCAAGAGCGGCACCGCGCAGGTGGTGGCAATCAGGCAGGGCGAGCGCTACAACCGCGACAAGACCCAGGAACGGCACCGCGACAACGCCCTGTTCGTCGGTTTTGCGCCTGCTGACCACCCAAGCGTGGTGGTGGCGGTGATGATCGAGAACGGGGAGGCCGGTGGGCGGGTGGCGGGCCCGGTAGTACGGGAAGTGATGGATGCCTATCTGCTGGACGAACAGGGGCATCTGAAGCCTGAATATGCTGGTGGCGCAAGCGCACATACTGCGCCACACAGCTAG
- a CDS encoding ABC transporter ATP-binding protein has translation MLVIEQLHKSFSTPQGLLPVLQGVELRLARGSSLALMGESGSGKSTLLHLLAGLDRADSGRILIDGAPLDGRSEAALARWRRQAVGLVFQQYNLISSLDVAANLAFQARLAARHDPQWVAYLVQRLGLASLLERYPEQLSGGQQQRVAIGRALAGRPAWLLADEPTGSLDEASSDEVLSLLLQLVAEAGSGVLMVTHSPRLAARLQQRCYLQAGRVRAEQG, from the coding sequence ATGCTGGTCATCGAACAATTGCACAAATCGTTCTCCACCCCACAAGGCCTGCTGCCGGTATTACAGGGCGTCGAATTGCGCCTGGCCCGCGGCAGCAGCCTGGCGCTGATGGGCGAGTCGGGCAGTGGCAAGAGCACCTTGCTGCACCTGCTGGCCGGTCTCGACCGCGCCGACAGTGGCCGTATCCTGATCGACGGCGCCCCGCTCGATGGCCGCTCCGAGGCGGCGCTGGCGCGCTGGCGGCGGCAGGCGGTTGGCCTGGTGTTCCAGCAGTACAACCTGATCAGCAGCCTGGACGTGGCGGCCAACCTTGCCTTCCAGGCCCGGCTGGCTGCGCGGCATGACCCGCAATGGGTCGCCTACCTGGTGCAACGCCTGGGCCTGGCGAGCCTGCTTGAGCGCTACCCGGAACAGCTCTCCGGCGGCCAGCAGCAGCGGGTTGCCATCGGCCGCGCGCTGGCCGGGCGCCCGGCCTGGCTGCTCGCCGACGAGCCCACCGGCAGCCTCGATGAAGCCAGCAGCGACGAGGTGCTGAGCCTGCTGTTGCAACTGGTCGCCGAGGCCGGCAGTGGTGTGCTGATGGTGACCCACAGCCCGCGCCTGGCGGCACGCTTGCAGCAGCGTTGCTACTTGCAGGCCGGCCGCGTACGGGCCGAGCAGGGCTGA
- a CDS encoding FtsX-like permease family protein, whose protein sequence is MRLLPLALWALLSHWRRHRVQCFSIFTGLWLATALWTGVQALNSQARSDYARASAVLAGPLQAQLVARNGERFDQALYVQLRRLGWAVSPVLEGRLRLPGEPPRSVRLIGIEPLSLPPASSVAGVQLQAFDLQAFIGSPGQAWVGTDTLRQLNVAPGEPTRDSEGQVLPPVVLQPALAPGVIVVDIGHAQALLHAPGQLSRLLLTTAPGPLPAAFAADLEWQARQDDGGLQRLTDSFHLNLTALGLLAFVVGLFIAHAAIGLALEQRRGLIRNLRACGVQLNILLWALVLELGLFAVLGGVAGVASGYALAASLLPDVAASLRGLYGAQVAGTLNLPAWWWLAGVLVSVLGALLAGLSSVLRAARLPLLALAQPQAWRLAQGPWLRRQALLAGLLLVLALGCGMLGDSLPSAFGMLAALLLAAALWLPALLDRALAWLARRCRRPLAQWFVADSRQQLPALALALMALLLALAASVGVGSMTEGFRKTFVGWLDQRLSAALYITPRDTAQGLQISQWLGLQPAVSTVLPVWRVETQLQGWPVQVQGILDHPAYRARWPLLEQQPRAWEQLARGQAVMLSEQLARRLELHLGDRLRLPADTSSALTVVGIYADYGNPKGHVLVDAGWLRQHWVQASLTGVSVDIAADQAPSLIAALQQRFALDDSRVVEQARLKRWSTEVFNRTFAATAALNSLTLGVAGVALFINLLTLGQTRLGQLAPLWALGVRRAQLAWLSLGQTLLLSSLTVLLAIPLGILLAWCLVAVLNVQAFGWRLPLYVFPAQLLHLALLALLTSLLASAWPLWQLARRQPRELLRPFTDEA, encoded by the coding sequence ATGAGACTGTTACCACTGGCGCTGTGGGCGCTGCTCAGCCATTGGCGGCGCCATCGTGTGCAATGCTTCAGCATTTTCACCGGCCTGTGGCTGGCCACGGCCCTGTGGACCGGCGTGCAAGCGCTGAACAGCCAGGCGCGCAGCGACTATGCCCGGGCCAGTGCGGTATTGGCGGGGCCGCTGCAGGCGCAGTTGGTGGCGCGCAATGGCGAGCGCTTCGACCAGGCGCTGTACGTGCAACTGCGCAGGCTGGGCTGGGCGGTTTCCCCGGTGCTGGAAGGCCGCCTGCGTTTGCCGGGCGAGCCGCCGCGCAGTGTGCGGTTGATCGGCATCGAGCCATTGAGCCTGCCGCCGGCCAGCAGCGTTGCCGGGGTGCAGCTGCAGGCCTTCGACCTGCAGGCGTTCATCGGCTCGCCTGGGCAAGCCTGGGTTGGCACAGATACGTTGCGGCAGTTGAATGTGGCCCCCGGGGAGCCCACACGCGACAGCGAAGGGCAGGTGCTGCCTCCTGTAGTTCTGCAACCTGCGCTGGCCCCCGGGGTGATCGTGGTCGATATCGGCCATGCCCAGGCATTGCTGCACGCGCCTGGGCAGTTGTCGCGCCTGCTGCTGACCACTGCGCCAGGGCCGCTGCCGGCAGCATTCGCCGCTGATCTTGAATGGCAAGCGCGGCAGGATGACGGTGGCCTGCAGCGGCTGACCGACAGTTTCCACCTGAACCTCACGGCACTCGGCCTGCTGGCGTTCGTCGTCGGCCTGTTCATCGCCCACGCCGCGATTGGCCTGGCGCTGGAACAGCGGCGCGGGCTGATACGCAACCTGCGTGCCTGTGGTGTCCAGCTGAACATCCTCTTGTGGGCCTTGGTCCTGGAACTGGGCTTGTTCGCCGTGCTGGGTGGCGTCGCTGGGGTGGCCAGTGGGTACGCCTTGGCCGCAAGCTTGCTGCCCGACGTGGCCGCCAGCCTGCGCGGCCTGTATGGCGCCCAGGTGGCCGGCACGCTGAACCTGCCGGCGTGGTGGTGGTTGGCGGGTGTGCTGGTGAGCGTGCTGGGGGCGTTGCTGGCCGGGCTGAGCAGTGTACTGCGGGCCGCCCGGCTACCCTTGCTGGCGCTGGCACAACCCCAGGCCTGGCGCCTGGCGCAAGGGCCGTGGTTGCGGCGGCAGGCTTTGCTGGCGGGCCTGCTGCTGGTGCTGGCCTTGGGCTGCGGTATGCTGGGTGACAGCCTGCCCAGCGCGTTCGGCATGCTGGCAGCGCTGCTGCTGGCGGCGGCGCTGTGGCTGCCCGCCTTGCTCGACAGGGCGCTGGCCTGGCTGGCGCGCCGTTGCCGGCGGCCGCTGGCGCAATGGTTCGTCGCCGACAGTCGCCAGCAACTGCCGGCCCTGGCGCTGGCGCTGATGGCCCTGTTGCTGGCGCTGGCCGCCAGCGTCGGTGTCGGCAGCATGACCGAAGGTTTTCGCAAGACCTTTGTCGGCTGGCTTGACCAGCGCCTGTCGGCCGCGCTGTACATCACTCCACGGGATACCGCCCAGGGCCTGCAGATCAGCCAGTGGCTCGGGCTGCAACCCGCGGTCAGCACGGTACTGCCTGTCTGGCGCGTGGAAACGCAGTTGCAAGGTTGGCCGGTGCAGGTTCAGGGCATCCTCGACCATCCGGCCTATCGAGCACGCTGGCCATTGCTGGAACAACAGCCACGTGCCTGGGAGCAATTGGCCCGCGGGCAGGCCGTGATGCTCAGTGAACAGTTGGCCAGGCGCCTGGAACTGCACCTGGGTGACCGCTTGAGGTTGCCGGCAGACACCTCGTCGGCGCTGACTGTCGTGGGGATATATGCCGATTACGGCAACCCCAAGGGGCATGTCCTGGTCGATGCCGGCTGGTTACGCCAGCACTGGGTGCAGGCTTCCCTGACTGGCGTGAGCGTCGATATAGCTGCAGACCAGGCGCCATCGCTCATCGCCGCATTGCAGCAGCGCTTTGCCCTCGACGACAGCCGGGTGGTCGAGCAGGCCCGCCTGAAACGCTGGTCGACCGAGGTGTTCAACCGCACTTTCGCCGCCACCGCGGCACTCAACAGCCTGACCCTTGGCGTGGCCGGTGTGGCACTGTTCATCAACCTGCTGACCCTGGGCCAGACCCGCCTGGGCCAGTTGGCGCCATTGTGGGCGTTGGGGGTGCGGCGTGCGCAGCTGGCCTGGTTGAGCCTTGGGCAGACATTGCTGCTGAGCAGCCTCACCGTGCTGCTGGCGATTCCGCTGGGTATCCTGTTGGCCTGGTGCCTGGTCGCGGTGCTGAACGTGCAGGCATTCGGCTGGCGCCTGCCGCTTTACGTGTTCCCCGCACAACTGCTGCACTTGGCCCTGTTGGCCTTGCTGACCAGCCTGCTGGCCAGCGCCTGGCCCCTGTGGCAGCTGGCGCGTCGCCAGCCGCGCGAACTGTTGAGGCCGTTCACCGATGAGGCATAG